The genome window CATAATCGAAGAAAATTGACATCTTGAAAGCAGAAAAATAGGTGAATCTTAGTCTTTTTGTTATTAAAGAAAGCAAAGTTTGCATTGCGGTTTCCAGTCCCTTTTTGATAGCAGTGACGGTTGCTAAtttttcttcgttttctttcatttctttagGGATATAACTTGTTGGTTCGTATAATCCTTTTCTGTCAACAGTTCTTTTCACAAGGCAGTATTCTGTATGTGTGACTCGAATTAACATACCCAAAAATGTTAAAAGAACAGAAGAGAGACAGACTTCACAGATCTTATCGGTAGCATATCTCATATAAGGTGATATTGCAGAGTCATAATCACCACTTAAGTAACTTTGATATAGTTTGAGAAGCTCCAAAAGAGACCTAAAGGATTCGATGAAATATTTTACAAAGTAAGGTGTGTAGTCATGAGCAGTTTCACTTAACCTGTTTTCAAAGTGGGCCATTAGACATGTAGTGATTCTTAGCATAGCCATCCTAGCAATCAATTGTGATTGGAAGCTTAATGCATTTTCAATATACAGAAAATTAACGGGAATTTGTTTGTTACCTTTCAAATTAAGATTGAATGTTTTAGAATTTGTGGCACCATTGATTAAGTTGTCAAGTGGAAATTCTTCATCCAGCATAGTTTTCACTTTTTCCAACCATGCATCAAGATCGTAAAGAGTCATATATGTATCCAAGTTCATAGTAACAGCATCTGTTTCAGAGAGTAACAGAAATAGTTGATGTCTTTTTATAGTCCAGCTGTTCATGTTAAGTGAGAATAAATCCGATGAGTCTGGATTCCCAAAGTCTTGGAACCAAAGggattttgaagaatcatCACTTATAGAGAATCCAGTTGGCGAAATGTGTGAGTTTTGATGGTACCTTGCCTTCAAAGTCGTTTCATGGCGGCACATTATAAAGATACAAAGCCATAGACGCTTTCTTAGTCTTATAATTCTTGGATCACAAATGGTTGGATCGTTTAATATCTTATAATGAGATGGATCCCGATGTAGACCGATATTAATAGCCAGGTTACTTACAAGAGATATGAGCGCGTCCGTTGGTTGACCGAGATAGCAGTCACCTTCTTCAGAGGTGAACACATATACTGCCCAATGATACATTAAAGCTATGATACCGTCTTCTGTAGTCCAACTTAATAGATTAACACTAGAAATACATTCTTGAGAGAGCATGATAAGGGTTGAAGTCATTGGGCTTGTAGTTAACACCTTTAGCGTTGCGGCATCGAATACCGGAACTCTGGAAGTGTTGAAAGTGAAAATCATGCACAAGTAACTAATTCTCAACACGTTAATAAGAGTTGCAATTAAGCATATCTTTGATCTGATATTTCTAGTACCTAGTGTAATAATGACGTTTTTACCGTCCGTTCCATCATTGGGCGACAAAAGTTCTTTAAGACCTTCCTCAAAGAGTTCGATATCTAGGAAAGGGATATTTGGATAGATGTATTCATAAAAGTGAGATTTATAAATCTCCATGTCATCCAAAGTGGGCAACGCcttttccaagttttcCTTTAATTGGCTAAGTTCTGGAGACATACGCCCACGAGAGCAGGAATCCTCGATATGTTTATTTTCCAGTTTTGCCTTCATCAAAGATATAAAGAGGGAAGAAtgttccttcttttcgtCTTGTTCTCCCATGATTCTATTAGTGAATTCGATGACTTTTTGCTTCTCGATTTCGGTTTCACAAAGTTGTATCATAGAGTCCCTGAGGAATATGGCGTTCTGCTTGAACTGGGTCTCGGACTTATGGAAGGGGTTTGTATCATCCGTCGGTAGTGAATGGATCAATGCGTTTTTTGATGCACTAGAGAAAATGGAAGCGCCAAAAAGGGATAATAGCTTATCTCTATAAACATGAGCGAATGCCGAGATTGGCTTTACATCGCGTTTCATGGAATACTTCATAGTGATCTGAGGGAACTCTCTGTAAAAATTTAGCTGCATCTCCTGTGGATCGGGAACCATCGAGGAGCTTCTTTTCACAGTCATTGGTTTAGGGCTGAGTGCCGATACATCTGCAAGTAGCGAAATGCCGTCCACactcttttccttcttgttcttaTCATAGTTATTATTAGTGGATGAGTTGTTACTGTTGCTTCCGTTGCTAATGTTGTTCGTGGCTACAGTATCGGTCTCCGAGATGTTTGGACTTCCCATATTAGAACCCTGCATCTCTTCAGCTTTCCGTTTCCAGTACTCTACTTCACCAGTGAGTCTCTTGATAATAGCATCCTTTGAGGGCACCCTTGGTGGTTTCTGTTGTTCCACGTCGTATACACACTTGAGATAGTACTTGACGCATCGGCCACAGCGCGGTTTTTCCCTATCGCACTTGGTCTTATTTTTTCTGCATGCTTGGCACACAAACGATAGCCGCTGTCTCTTAGCAACCCCAGACGAGccattttcattgttcTCGTTTGATCTCTTGTCCATATTATCATTGGCTCTTTTGtctgcagcagcagcagcagcagcggtTCGGGCGGTTCCTCCGTTTGTTGATCCAGCCTGAGCTCCGGCTATATTCCCTGATGTCGAAGTTGTTCCGCTAGGCATTAAAAGTCGTGATTTTAggtatgtatgtatggGTCCGAAACTTTAAACTTT of Kluyveromyces marxianus DMKU3-1042 DNA, complete genome, chromosome 3 contains these proteins:
- the OAF1 gene encoding Zn(II)2Cys6 transcription factor, which translates into the protein MPSGTTSTSGNIAGAQAGSTNGGTARTAAAAAAADKRANDNMDKRSNENNENGSSGVAKRQRLSFVCQACRKNKTKCDREKPRCGRCVKYYLKCVYDVEQQKPPRVPSKDAIIKRLTGEVEYWKRKAEEMQGSNMGSPNISETDTVATNNISNGSNSNNSSTNNNYDKNKKEKSVDGISLLADVSALSPKPMTVKRSSSMVPDPQEMQLNFYREFPQITMKYSMKRDVKPISAFAHVYRDKLLSLFGASIFSSASKNALIHSLPTDDTNPFHKSETQFKQNAIFLRDSMIQLCETEIEKQKVIEFTNRIMGEQDEKKEHSSLFISLMKAKLENKHIEDSCSRGRMSPELSQLKENLEKALPTLDDMEIYKSHFYEYIYPNIPFLDIELFEEGLKELLSPNDGTDGKNVIITLGTRNIRSKICLIATLINVLRISYLCMIFTFNTSRVPVFDAATLKVLTTSPMTSTLIMLSQECISSVNLLSWTTEDGIIALMYHWAVYVFTSEEGDCYLGQPTDALISLVSNLAINIGLHRDPSHYKILNDPTICDPRIIRLRKRLWLCIFIMCRHETTLKARYHQNSHISPTGFSISDDSSKSLWFQDFGNPDSSDLFSLNMNSWTIKRHQLFLLLSETDAVTMNLDTYMTLYDLDAWLEKVKTMLDEEFPLDNLINGATNSKTFNLNLKGNKQIPVNFLYIENALSFQSQLIARMAMLRITTCLMAHFENRLSETAHDYTPYFVKYFIESFRSLLELLKLYQSYLSGDYDSAISPYMRYATDKICEVCLSSVLLTFLGMLIRVTHTEYCLVKRTVDRKGLYEPTSYIPKEMKENEEKLATVTAIKKGLETAMQTLLSLITKRLRFTYFSAFKMSIFFDYVLQIIKKQDILGVLNRVFDLSFSPKVRKEVYMGTGVDINDKQAVMLALDKGNRISVASNERFQEILAVMEALQISPNNTSNEEPINNYENGTLSTLDKVSHHDTSERLSTFPLQTGHPTTHDTDLIDAYNMTTLFDGTAFDLFDYDFLLGPSE